One Ranitomeya variabilis isolate aRanVar5 chromosome 5, aRanVar5.hap1, whole genome shotgun sequence DNA window includes the following coding sequences:
- the LOC143777017 gene encoding E3 ubiquitin/ISG15 ligase TRIM25-like produces MASAGLRKELECSICLTLYTDPVTLRCGHNFCRDCIDQVLNTRDGSGDYSCPECREKFQGRPALIRNITLSNVVENFRSTEPHQEEITGICCTYCFHSPVPAVKSCLHCEASLCEKHLKLHSKSPEHVLTDPSTSLENRKCSAHKKILEYYCTEDAACICVSCSLVGEHRGHRVETLDEASEKKKVKLRNVLQKLITKRDKTEERVRSLEEQRRKVKEKSSGEAKRVTALFINIRRRVDDLEKRVLSEISRREEQMSLSDVIQKLEIKKDELSRKMRHIEELCNMTDPLTVLQEPDPGDLCDPEEKEGGDKATGGHDGGDEDRWGHDGGDRGAELISHISHTLSDMIRDINVIFHVADPADILLDVNTAANNLLISDDLKTATWTLRTQNRPETAERFQSYQVMSGRRFTSGRHYWDVEISGSEWWSVGMCYPSIDRRGQKLYIGDNNKSWCLHKGRVNNNQYSVMHGSKVIPLPHQISSDRVRICLDYEAGQLSFYELCDPIRHLHTFTAAFSEPLHAALCVLNGSIKISWRSCEETSP; encoded by the coding sequence ATGGCGTCTGCTGGTCTCAGAAAGGAGCTGGAATGTTCCATCTGTCTGACTCTGTATACAGATCCTGTaaccctgagatgtggacacaacttctgccgggaCTGTATTGATCAAGTCCTGAATACACGGGACGGGTCTGGAGATTATTCCTGTCCTGAATGTAGAGAAAAGTTTCAGGGGCGACCAGCACTGATAAGGAACATAACTCTGAGTAATGTCGTGGAGAATTTCCGGTCTACTGAGCCACATCAGgaggagatcaccgggatctgctgcacttactgttttcactctcctgtacctgctgtgaaatcctgtctacactgtgaggcttctctgtgtgagAAACACCTAAAACTTCACAGTAAATCACCAGAACACGTCCTCActgatcccagcacttctctggagaaCAGGAAATGTTCTGCCCATaagaagatcctggaatattactgcactgaggacgctgcttgtatctgtgtgtcctgcagtttgGTTGGAGAACATCGGGGACACCGGGTGGAGACACTGGATGAGGCCTCTGAGAAGAAGAAGGTGAAACTGAGAAATGTTCTCCAGAAACTGATCACAAAGAGAGACAAGACTGAGGAAAGAGTCCGGAGTCTGGAGGAGCAGAGgagaaaagttaaagaaaaatcatCTGGAGAAGCAAAAAGAGTCACTGCCCTGTTTATAAACATCAGAagacgggtggacgacctggagaagagggtcctgagtgagatctccaggcGGGAAGAGCAGATGTCCCTGTCTGATGTGATCCAGaagctggaaataaagaaggacgagctgtccaggaagatgaggcacattgaggagctgtgtaacatgacggatccactgactgtcttacaggaaccTGACCccggtgacttgtgtgatcctgaggagaAGGAGGGAGGTGATAAGgccacaggaggacatgatggaggagatgaagacagatggggacatgatggaggtgatcggGGTGCGGAGCTGATctcacacatatcacacacattaTCTGATATGATAAGAGATATAAATGTGATCTTTCATGTGGCGgatcctgcagacatattactggatgtaaacACGGCTGCTAATAATCTTcttatatcagacgacctgaaaactgcGACCTGGACACTAAGAACACAGAATcgtccagaaacagcagagagattccagAGTTATCAGGTGATGAGCGGGAGGagatttacctcaggacgacattactgggatgtggagatcAGTGGGTCAGAGTGgtggagtgtggggatgtgttaccCCAGTATAGACAGGAGGGGGCAGAAGTTATACATTGGAGATAATAACAAGTCCTGGTGTTTACATAAAGGGCGGGTGAATAATAATCAGTATTCAGTGATGCATGGCAGTAAAGTGATCCCGTTACCTCACCAGATCTCCAGTGATAGAgtcaggatatgtctggattatgaggccgggcagttgtccttttatgagctgtgtgaccccatcagacacttacacaccttcactgccgcCTTCTCCGAGCCCCTTCATGCTGCATTATGTGTATTAAATGGTTCTATAAAGATATCATGGAGGAGCTGTGAGGAAACATCGCCGTAG